The following proteins come from a genomic window of Miscanthus floridulus cultivar M001 chromosome 2, ASM1932011v1, whole genome shotgun sequence:
- the LOC136537344 gene encoding uncharacterized protein has product MVDPIVGTKWLTKILMDGGYILIIMYAKTLDEMGIDRTRIRPTGAPFHGIMPKKQTMPLRQIDLPITFGDPSNYRMETLTFEVVGFPRTYHALLGRPCFVKFMAVPNYTYLKLKILGPVGVITIGTSFQRTYECEVKCCDHTIAIATSGELAAIKKEVTKEAPNPKKLTGLLSL; this is encoded by the coding sequence atggttgacccgatcgttggcacgaagtggctcaccaaaatactaatggatggaggctacatcctcatcatcatgtatgccaagacgctcgatgaaatGGGAATTGACCGGACACGCATCCGCCCAActggagcacctttccatggcatcatgcccaaAAAGCAGACCATGCCACttaggcagattgatctgcccattaccttcggggatccatccaattatagaatggaaaccctcacctttgaggtggtcgggttccccaGAACCTACCATGCcctcctaggacgtccatgctttgtgaagttcatggccgtccccaactatacctacctcaagctaaagatactAGGCCCCgttggggtcatcaccatcggcacctccttccagcgcacctatgagtgcgaggtcaagtgtTGCGATCACACCATAGCAATCGCCACCTCCGGAGAGCTCGccgccatcaagaaggaggtcaccaaagaagcacccaaccccaagaAGTTGACTGGTCTTTTGAGCCTATGA